A part of Dehalogenimonas sp. W genomic DNA contains:
- the amrS gene encoding AmmeMemoRadiSam system radical SAM enzyme has product MYPALLWEKLPDNRVRCGTCQWFCRINEGQTGVCRMYRNDAGALFNLNYAKISSLAVDPIEKKPLYHFHPGSKVFSLGSWGCNFHCRGCQNWEIACPEDENGLRYSREILPERAVEMACQSGSAGIAWTYNEPSVWLEYTLETARLAKAQGLYTVYVTNGYASEAQLDAIGPFLDAWRVDVKGFNNQSYRKIGRVQNYEGILRVTERASHKWGMHVEVVTNIMPCINDDDNQLRGIAEWIAGSLSPLTPWHITRFHPRRQMQDYPVTPLETMERALALGVAAGLEFVYLGNVGGNDSGDTVCYNCGQKAVKRSGYSARIMGLVGTHCRFCGTELNFRV; this is encoded by the coding sequence ATGTATCCCGCACTGCTTTGGGAAAAATTGCCGGACAACCGGGTCAGATGCGGCACCTGCCAGTGGTTTTGCCGCATCAATGAAGGACAGACCGGTGTCTGCCGTATGTATCGGAACGACGCCGGGGCGTTGTTCAACCTGAATTATGCCAAAATTTCCTCACTGGCGGTTGATCCCATTGAGAAGAAGCCGTTGTATCATTTCCATCCCGGTTCCAAAGTATTCTCTTTGGGCAGCTGGGGCTGTAATTTCCATTGCCGCGGTTGCCAGAATTGGGAGATTGCCTGTCCTGAGGACGAGAACGGTTTGCGGTATTCCCGGGAAATATTGCCGGAGCGGGCGGTGGAGATGGCCTGTCAGTCCGGCAGTGCCGGTATCGCCTGGACTTATAATGAGCCGTCTGTCTGGCTGGAATATACTCTGGAGACCGCCAGACTGGCCAAAGCACAGGGGCTCTATACGGTCTATGTTACCAACGGTTATGCCTCGGAGGCCCAGCTTGATGCCATCGGGCCGTTTCTGGATGCCTGGCGGGTGGACGTCAAGGGATTCAATAACCAGAGTTATCGTAAAATAGGGCGGGTTCAGAATTATGAAGGGATTTTGCGGGTTACGGAACGGGCCAGTCACAAGTGGGGCATGCACGTTGAGGTGGTGACCAATATTATGCCCTGTATCAATGACGATGACAACCAGCTCCGCGGCATCGCTGAGTGGATTGCCGGCAGTTTAAGCCCGTTGACGCCGTGGCACATTACCCGGTTTCATCCCCGCCGGCAGATGCAAGACTATCCGGTGACGCCGCTGGAAACTATGGAGCGGGCCCTCGCACTGGGGGTGGCAGCTGGCCTGGAGTTTGTCTATCTGGGGAACGTTGGCGGTAATGATTCCGGTGACACCGTCTGTTACAATTGTGGGCAAAAAGCGGTTAAGCGGTCCGGTTATTCAGCCCGAATAATGGGTTTAGTTGGAACCCATTGCCGCTTTTGCGGCACGGAATTGAATTTCAGAGTGTAG